The genomic segment AATTTCTTTTATAACCTTAACCAAATCATCCGACCTAAAAGGTTTAGAAAGATATTCATCCATTCCTGCATCAAAACATTTTTCCTTTTCGCCTTCTATAGCTTTAGCTGTAACACCAATAATTTTTATTCCATCAATAATTCCTTTTTCTCTTTCTATTTCTCTGATTTTCTCACTTGCCTGAAATCCATTCATTAAAGGCATGTCAATATCCATTAATATGAGATCATACTTATTACTTTTATATTTTTGAATTGCTTCAATTCCATCTTCAGCAGTATCTGATTTGTATCCAAGTCTTTTTAATACAATTATTAAAAAACGTGAATTCATAAAATCATCTTCTACTACTAAAACATTCAATTGTTTAGACTCCGTTGTCATAATATTATTACAATTAATAAGATAGAATTATATTAAACTCAAAATCAAAATTACATTAATATTCTGATTATCCGTTATTAAATATCAATTTACAATAATTTTTTTTAACACTTTTTTTTTGCCAATAAATATTTGAAAATAAATAATACCGGGGTTCACATCTTTAAGGTCTATAAATATTTCTTTAGGACACAACCTATTAAGATTCACTTTTAAATCAGATATTTTTTTCAAGTTGTTATCAAAAATTTTAATCTTTACTCTCTTGTTAATACTTTTATCAAAAACAATTTTTACATTATCATTTGCAGGATTTGGATAAATCTTGATTAATGTATCATCAATGTAATAGCTACTATTCTTAGAATTAGAAATATCATTCACCCATTGCCAAAAATATATTCCGAATACTTTGTTTTTAATAACTGCTGATTTTTCACTTGAAAAAATTATATTTTTATTATCAGTAAAACACACAGCCTCTGCTTGACAACCTAAAAGTCCGTTTAGGTCAATTCTTCTTTTATTCCCCGAAAAAAAATCATTTTTTTTATAATCAAATAATAGCCAAATAAAAGGATTATAATTTTTGTAACCGAGCAGCACAACTTGTGAAGAATCCTCAAAAATATCTGCTGCTGTAATCAATCCATCCACATTAAAAGAATCTATTAAATTGGCTTCAAATATTCCTGTATCCGTTGGTAATGTATATAATTTGGTTTTATTGTTTGCCCAATTTTTTGAAAATAAATACAAACTATCGTTAAAACAGAAAAAAGCTTCACAATCGAAATTATGATTATTAATTCCTGTATTGCTTCCCTCTTTATCAGGATAAGAAAAAGAAATGCTTTTAGCAAAAACCGAATCATGATTATTTACTTCCGATTTAGAGATTTTATAAATTATTAAATCATCACGATTACCACTATTGTTACCAAAATCACCAATAAAAATATTATTGGAATCCTGAGTAATATCTTCCCAGTCAATATTTGATGCATTTAATAATTTTACCGTTTTTAAAATCAAAGCTGAAATTGTGTCAAAAGCATAAATTTCAGCTTTTCCGCCACCATCATTATGAGTCCAGAACATTCCGTTAAATAAAATTAAACCTGAATTTTCTATCAGTTTCTCAGGTAGTGAAGATATTATTTCCCGTGCTTTATAATTTGTTTTATCATAAACACAAGAGCCATCATTTTGTGTTGCATAAGGATTGTAATTATTTGCTCTCGAATCTGTACAACCACTAATTTGTGCTTTTGTTACTATGCTTGAAAAAAGTAAAAACAGCGTTAGAAAAAGTATCAAAAAAGATGTGTTATCAATTCTCTTAAAAAAAACTTTAAACTTTTTTGTACTTTTCATTTCAAATAAAAAAAATGTTATTTTTCATTAATCAATTTCATACCAAGATTTTTAAAAACAAAAGTCCAAATATCGGTATATTCATCAATAATTTGCTCTGTTGGTTTTCCTGAACCGTGTCCTGCTTTTTCTTCAATTCGGATAATTACAGGGTTTTCACCTGTTTGCTTTTCTTGTAAAGTTGCAATAAATTTAAACGAATGAGCAGGGACAACTCTATCATCATGGTCGGCAGTAGTAACAAGAGTTGCAGGATATTTCACATCTTTACGAATATTGTGCAAAGGAGAATAAGCATACAAATAACGAAACTGAGTAGAATCATCGCTACTTCCATACTCTTCTGCCCAATGATGTCCTATTGTAAACTTATGAAATTTTAGCATATCCATAACGCCAACAGCAGGAAGAGCAACTTTAAAAAGCTCGGGACGCTGTGTTATACATGCACCAACGAGTAATCCGCCATTTGAACCACCACGAATAGCTAATTTTTCTGAAGATGTATATTTCTTTTCTATCAGATATTCGGCAGCACTAATAAAATCATCAAAAACATTTTGCTTTTTCAATGTCATTCCCGCTTTATGCCATGCTTCACCATACTCTCCTCCACCTCTGATATTTGCAAGAACATAAATTCCACCATTTTCTAAAAACACAAGGTTTGTAAGACTAAAAGAAGGTGTTAAACTAATGTTAAATCCTCCGTATCCATAAAGTAAAACAGGATTATTCCCATCTAATTTTATTCCTTTTTTATGTGTAATAAAC from the Bacteroidota bacterium genome contains:
- a CDS encoding T9SS type A sorting domain-containing protein; translated protein: MKSTKKFKVFFKRIDNTSFLILFLTLFLLFSSIVTKAQISGCTDSRANNYNPYATQNDGSCVYDKTNYKAREIISSLPEKLIENSGLILFNGMFWTHNDGGGKAEIYAFDTISALILKTVKLLNASNIDWEDITQDSNNIFIGDFGNNSGNRDDLIIYKISKSEVNNHDSVFAKSISFSYPDKEGSNTGINNHNFDCEAFFCFNDSLYLFSKNWANNKTKLYTLPTDTGIFEANLIDSFNVDGLITAADIFEDSSQVVLLGYKNYNPFIWLLFDYKKNDFFSGNKRRIDLNGLLGCQAEAVCFTDNKNIIFSSEKSAVIKNKVFGIYFWQWVNDISNSKNSSYYIDDTLIKIYPNPANDNVKIVFDKSINKRVKIKIFDNNLKKISDLKVNLNRLCPKEIFIDLKDVNPGIIYFQIFIGKKKVLKKIIVN
- a CDS encoding response regulator; this encodes MTTESKQLNVLVVEDDFMNSRFLIIVLKRLGYKSDTAEDGIEAIQKYKSNKYDLILMDIDMPLMNGFQASEKIREIEREKGIIDGIKIIGVTAKAIEGEKEKCFDAGMDEYLSKPFRSDDLVKVIKEIAL